Proteins encoded together in one Labeo rohita strain BAU-BD-2019 chromosome 21, IGBB_LRoh.1.0, whole genome shotgun sequence window:
- the sdf2 gene encoding stromal cell-derived factor 2 has translation MDSLRRLRVQFPITVLLSCMFTLSSGSEMNFVTCGSVVKLLNVKHNVRLHSHDVRYGSGSGQQSVTGVTAVEDSNSYWSVRGTSDAVCHRGTPVQCGQNIRLTHVNTGRNLHSHYFTSPLSSNQEVSAFGENGEGDHLDEWTVLCTGSVWQRDESIRFRHTATEALLSVTGEQYGRPIHGQREVHGMMVSSSHSYWKTMEGVFMKPSETGSRDFTSPLHTEF, from the exons ATGGATAGTTTGAGGCGTTTACGGGTCCAGTTTCCTATAACAGTATTATTGTCATGTATGTTTACATTGTCCTCCGGCAGCGAAATGAATTTTGTAACGTGCGGGTCGGTCGTGAAGCTGCTCAACGTGAAACACAACGTCAGATTACACTCTCATGATGTCCGCTATGGATCTG GTAGTGGTCAGCAGTCAGTGACCGGTGTGACCGCAGTAGAGGACAGCAACAGTTACTGGAGTGTGCGGGGCACCAGTGATGCTGTGTGTCATCGAGGGACTCCGGTACAATGTGGACAAAACATCCGATTGACCCATGTGAACACGGGCCGCAATCTACACAGCCACTACTTTACTTCTCCTCTTTCTTCAAATCAG GAGGTCAGTGCCTTTGGTGAGAACGGCGAGGGTGACCATCTGGATgagtggactgttttgtgtacTGGCTCTGTTTGGCAGCGGGATGAGTCCATTCGGTTCCGCCACACGGCCACTGAGGCTCTGCTGTCTGTGACGGGTGAACAGTACGGCAGACCCATCCACGGCCAGAGAGAAGTGCACGGCATGATGGTCAGCAGCTCACACAGCTACTGGAAAACAATGGAGGGCGTCTTCATGAAACCCAGTGAGACTGGATCCAGGGATTTCACCAGTCCATTACACACTgagttttaa